In Nitrospirota bacterium, a single window of DNA contains:
- a CDS encoding MoaD/ThiS family protein — protein sequence MIKVRIPTPLRPLTKGQGEVDAQATSITEMIDTLNTAHPGIKDRLCDDTGELRRFVNIYVNEEDIRFLKGKETSLKDGDEVSIVPAIAGGSSCQA from the coding sequence ATGATTAAAGTTCGCATTCCAACTCCACTCCGTCCCCTCACGAAGGGACAGGGCGAGGTCGACGCACAGGCGACGAGTATCACTGAGATGATCGACACCTTGAACACCGCGCATCCTGGGATCAAGGATCGTCTCTGCGACGACACGGGTGAGCTTCGCCGTTTCGTAAACATTTACGTCAACGAGGAAGACATCCGATTCCTCAAGGGCAAAGAGACCTCGCTCAAAGATGGCGACGAAGTCTCGATTGTGCCCGCCATTGCGGGAGGCTCATCATGCCAAGCATGA
- the thrC gene encoding threonine synthase — translation MTKMKALVCRECGKEYPTKAIHVCEMCFGPLEVKYNYEEIKKNISRKKIQDGPLSIWRYADLLPVEGPTFLGPHAGMTPLVRAKNLGAYLGLDELYIKNDTVNHPTLSFKDRVVAVAITRARELGFETIACASTGNLANSVAAHAAAAGMRAYVFIPGDLEAAKVLGNLIYKPNVVEVEGNYDDVNRLCSEIAGEYAWAFVNINVRPYYAEGSKTLAYETVEQLGWRTPDQVVIPMASGSLLTKIWKGLHEMKTLGLVDDVRTKINGAQAEGCSPISTAFKAGRDFFKPVKPKTIAKSLAIGNPADGYYALKATAESKGSMDMVSDDEVVEGIKLLAQTEGIFAETAGGVTIGVLQKLVKQGTIKKGDVTVAYITGNGLKTQEAVIDAVGKPHRIQPSLASFEKTFKMGKNGGGDA, via the coding sequence ATGACCAAAATGAAAGCGCTAGTCTGCCGCGAGTGCGGAAAAGAATATCCGACCAAAGCGATTCACGTCTGCGAGATGTGCTTCGGTCCCCTCGAAGTGAAGTACAACTACGAGGAGATCAAAAAGAACATTTCCCGCAAGAAGATCCAGGACGGACCACTGAGCATCTGGCGATACGCCGATTTGCTGCCGGTGGAAGGGCCGACCTTCCTCGGCCCGCATGCCGGAATGACCCCGCTGGTGCGCGCCAAGAACCTTGGCGCCTACCTCGGATTGGACGAGCTCTATATTAAGAACGATACGGTGAATCATCCGACGCTCTCGTTCAAAGATCGCGTGGTCGCGGTCGCCATCACCAGGGCTCGCGAATTGGGATTTGAAACCATCGCCTGTGCCTCGACCGGCAATCTGGCGAATTCCGTCGCCGCCCATGCGGCTGCCGCTGGCATGCGCGCCTACGTGTTCATTCCCGGCGATTTAGAAGCCGCGAAGGTCCTGGGCAATTTGATCTATAAACCCAACGTGGTCGAGGTCGAAGGCAATTACGACGACGTCAACCGTCTCTGCAGCGAAATTGCCGGTGAATATGCCTGGGCCTTTGTGAATATCAACGTGCGGCCTTACTATGCGGAAGGCTCGAAGACGCTCGCCTATGAAACGGTGGAACAACTCGGCTGGCGCACGCCGGACCAAGTGGTCATCCCGATGGCCTCAGGCTCGCTCCTGACCAAGATCTGGAAGGGCCTCCATGAAATGAAAACCTTGGGACTCGTCGACGACGTGCGCACCAAGATCAACGGCGCGCAAGCCGAAGGTTGCTCCCCTATTTCGACGGCGTTCAAGGCGGGACGGGATTTCTTCAAACCGGTAAAGCCGAAAACCATCGCCAAGTCCCTGGCCATCGGCAACCCCGCAGACGGGTACTACGCCCTCAAGGCGACGGCCGAGAGCAAGGGCTCCATGGACATGGTGTCGGACGACGAAGTGGTGGAAGGCATCAAACTACTGGCGCAGACGGAAGGCATCTTCGCAGAAACGGCCGGCGGCGTGACGATCGGTGTGCTCCAAAAGCTGGTGAAACAAGGCACGATCAAGAAGGGCGACGTAACAGTCGCCTATATCACCGGCAACGGCTTGAAGACGCAGGAAGCGGTGATCGATGCGGTCGGCAAGCCTCACCGCATTCAGCCGAGTCTCGCAAGTTTCGAGAAAACCTTTAAGATGGGAAAGAACGGTGGTGGTGACGCATGA
- the moeB gene encoding molybdopterin-synthase adenylyltransferase MoeB, whose translation MEFTEDQISRYSRHILLPEVGGKGQKKIAKAKILLVGAGGLGSPVALYLAAAGVGTIGLIDSDVVDLTNLQRQILHHTSDVGRPKVLSGKEKIQGLNPDVQVSMYEERLTAGNALKIISEYDVVIDGVDNFTAKFLINDACFFAGKPLVHGGILRFDGRVTTIVPKQSACYRCVFKTPPPAGLVASCQEAGVIGVLAGIIGTIQATEALKLVLGIGQPLTNRFLDFDARKTQFREIKIKRNPDCALCGAHPTITELFDDGDPFAGCAVRP comes from the coding sequence ATGGAATTTACTGAAGATCAGATAAGCCGCTACAGCCGCCATATCCTGCTACCGGAGGTCGGTGGCAAGGGGCAGAAGAAGATCGCCAAGGCCAAGATTCTCCTGGTCGGCGCGGGAGGCCTGGGGTCGCCCGTTGCCCTCTATTTGGCCGCGGCCGGAGTCGGCACGATCGGACTCATCGATAGCGACGTGGTAGATCTGACCAACTTGCAACGTCAGATTCTCCATCACACGTCGGATGTGGGCCGCCCGAAAGTCCTCTCGGGCAAGGAAAAAATTCAAGGCTTAAATCCCGACGTCCAGGTCTCGATGTACGAAGAGCGGCTCACCGCGGGCAATGCGTTAAAGATCATCAGCGAGTACGACGTCGTGATCGACGGGGTCGATAACTTTACCGCCAAGTTTCTGATCAACGACGCCTGCTTCTTTGCCGGGAAACCGTTGGTCCACGGCGGCATCCTCCGCTTCGATGGACGGGTGACGACCATTGTGCCGAAGCAGTCAGCCTGTTATCGTTGCGTGTTCAAGACGCCGCCGCCGGCCGGGCTGGTCGCCTCCTGCCAGGAAGCGGGCGTGATCGGCGTATTGGCCGGGATCATCGGCACGATCCAGGCAACGGAAGCGTTGAAACTGGTCTTAGGCATCGGACAGCCGTTGACGAACCGATTCCTGGACTTCGATGCACGCAAGACCCAGTTCCGAGAGATTAAGATAAAGCGAAATCCCGATTGCGCCCTCTGTGGTGCGCACCCGACGATTACCGAATTGTTCGACGACGGCGATCCTTTTGCCGGCTGTGCCGTCCGGCCGTAA
- the cysK gene encoding cysteine synthase A, whose amino-acid sequence MPLHKDITELIGRTPLVRLNRLSPAGGATIYGKVEFFNPGGSIKDRICLNMINEAERLGHLKPGGTIVEPTSGNTGIGLALVAAVRGYKLILVMPESMSMERASLLSSYGAQLVLTPAWEGMKGSIREAESIIAQNPSYYMPDQFSNPANPAMHKKTTALEILDALEGKIDAFVAAVGTGGTITGCGELFKERNRDVKVIAVEPAGSPVLSGGEPGPHKIQGIGAGFIPKVLNRAIIDRVMTVTDDEAYQTAKQLSKKEGLLVGISAGANVFAAQKVAQELGPGKNVVTILCDTGERYISIEKYFNI is encoded by the coding sequence ATGCCGCTGCACAAGGATATTACCGAACTCATCGGGCGGACTCCCCTTGTCCGTCTGAACCGGCTCTCCCCTGCTGGCGGAGCGACGATCTACGGAAAGGTCGAGTTCTTTAATCCTGGCGGGAGCATCAAGGACCGGATCTGTCTCAACATGATCAACGAGGCGGAACGCCTGGGTCATTTGAAGCCCGGCGGCACGATCGTCGAGCCCACGAGTGGAAACACCGGGATCGGACTGGCATTGGTCGCCGCGGTCCGTGGGTATAAGTTGATTCTCGTCATGCCGGAGAGCATGAGCATGGAGCGGGCCAGTCTTTTGTCCTCCTACGGCGCACAGCTCGTCTTGACGCCGGCCTGGGAAGGGATGAAGGGCTCGATCCGCGAGGCGGAAAGTATCATCGCGCAAAATCCGTCGTACTATATGCCGGATCAGTTTTCCAATCCGGCGAATCCGGCGATGCATAAGAAGACCACCGCGCTCGAGATTCTGGATGCGCTCGAAGGAAAGATCGATGCCTTCGTCGCGGCGGTTGGCACCGGCGGCACGATTACCGGATGCGGAGAACTGTTCAAGGAACGGAATCGCGACGTGAAGGTGATCGCCGTGGAACCGGCCGGGTCGCCGGTCTTGTCGGGCGGAGAACCGGGGCCGCATAAGATTCAAGGTATCGGCGCAGGATTCATCCCGAAAGTGTTGAACCGGGCCATCATCGATCGGGTGATGACCGTGACCGACGACGAAGCCTATCAAACGGCCAAGCAGCTTTCGAAGAAAGAAGGTCTCCTGGTGGGAATCTCCGCGGGAGCCAATGTGTTCGCCGCACAGAAAGTCGCCCAGGAATTGGGACCGGGCAAGAACGTGGTCACGATCCTCTGCGATACCGGAGAACGGTATATCAGCATCGAGAAGTACTTTAATATTTAA
- the thiS gene encoding sulfur carrier protein ThiS — translation MQVKINGKPEEISGGTVLDLLQTKKIEPQMVAVEVNDAVLDRNLLATTSLNEGDRVEFLFYMGGGR, via the coding sequence ATGCAGGTCAAAATCAATGGCAAGCCAGAAGAGATTTCAGGAGGAACGGTCCTCGACCTTCTCCAGACCAAAAAAATCGAACCGCAAATGGTTGCGGTCGAAGTCAACGACGCTGTGTTAGACCGGAATCTTCTCGCCACCACCAGCCTGAACGAGGGCGACCGAGTCGAGTTCTTGTTCTATATGGGAGGTGGCCGGTGA
- a CDS encoding phospholipase D-like domain-containing protein, whose protein sequence is MSAGLAHSIIRSLALVALLLTVPVGAGWAATVEVYYAPDDAPLDRLTALYGQAKRYLYVAVYGLTTPRAVEAMVAAKKRGVDVRLITDRQRTEDVKQRAALHTLHLADIPILVNEHDGLMHLKQAVIDDEVNASGSMNHTTSGNRYNDERLDIITDRAISVKAREKFLMMWNDHTRYRAWDAH, encoded by the coding sequence ATGAGCGCAGGCCTTGCCCACTCCATCATCCGGTCGCTGGCTCTCGTCGCCCTGCTGCTCACGGTTCCGGTCGGGGCCGGCTGGGCGGCCACGGTGGAGGTCTACTATGCACCGGACGATGCGCCACTCGATCGCCTGACGGCGCTCTACGGACAGGCCAAACGTTATCTCTACGTGGCGGTCTATGGGCTGACCACCCCTCGCGCCGTGGAGGCGATGGTCGCGGCGAAGAAGCGGGGCGTCGATGTGCGATTGATCACCGACCGGCAGCGCACCGAGGACGTCAAGCAGCGCGCGGCGCTGCATACGTTGCATCTGGCCGACATTCCTATTCTGGTCAACGAGCACGACGGGTTGATGCATCTGAAGCAGGCCGTGATCGACGATGAGGTGAACGCCTCCGGCTCGATGAACCATACGACCAGCGGCAACCGTTATAACGATGAGCGGCTCGATATCATCACCGATCGTGCGATCTCCGTAAAAGCCAGGGAGAAATTCCTGATGATGTGGAACGATCACACGAGGTATCGGGCCTGGGACGCCCACTGA
- a CDS encoding FAD-dependent monooxygenase has protein sequence MADSTEQTDVAVVGAGGGGAVLALALAKQGISTVVLDQAAGPPQGLRGEILQPNGQHVLDRLGVLQSLPANATRSVRHFHFCRAGGKRLCSIDYNDLPEPYNRAIVTLPNVAHHAIVAAVQQQQSATLRYGTSFVGLLREGNKVVGLTTQGPEGTSTIRAKIVVGADGAFSKVREALQIPADLHRYPDGYLIAILESEEPISESFYYVGHKTILGLFPATGNKVYLFYMIPSGSMEAVMQRGLPSLQQAWSQIAPQFTGLFKRLNDWSQTAYMPTGRVRTPTWVADGAVLIGDAAHAMNPHASQGRMQAMVDAMALSDLLPGCLADKDYSAARLKEFERIRRPHVTMLQQLADQQVFYWNTGNPVVAFLRDRVFQTLDRNERLRYQVLSTTAGLRTTAPFDLIDRVIAAGFLPDFRANGQSPHPKSS, from the coding sequence ATGGCAGACTCGACTGAACAGACCGATGTGGCGGTGGTAGGAGCTGGGGGCGGTGGAGCGGTCCTCGCCCTGGCGTTGGCGAAGCAGGGGATCAGTACCGTCGTGCTGGATCAGGCTGCCGGTCCACCCCAGGGATTGCGGGGAGAAATTCTCCAACCCAATGGACAACATGTGCTCGATCGCCTGGGCGTCCTGCAATCCTTACCGGCCAACGCCACGCGATCCGTGCGGCACTTTCATTTCTGCCGGGCCGGAGGCAAGCGCCTCTGTAGCATCGATTACAACGACCTGCCAGAGCCGTACAATCGCGCCATCGTCACCCTGCCGAACGTGGCCCATCATGCCATCGTTGCAGCGGTGCAGCAGCAGCAGAGCGCGACCCTTCGTTATGGCACCTCCTTCGTCGGACTCTTGCGCGAGGGAAACAAGGTGGTGGGATTGACCACGCAAGGGCCGGAAGGCACGAGCACGATCCGCGCCAAGATCGTCGTCGGCGCCGATGGGGCCTTTTCCAAGGTGCGCGAGGCCTTGCAGATTCCCGCCGACCTGCATCGCTATCCCGACGGCTATCTGATTGCGATTCTCGAATCGGAGGAGCCGATCTCCGAATCGTTTTACTACGTTGGGCACAAGACCATTTTGGGTCTCTTTCCTGCGACAGGGAACAAAGTCTATTTGTTCTACATGATCCCGAGCGGCTCAATGGAGGCCGTGATGCAGCGGGGCCTTCCTTCCTTGCAGCAGGCCTGGAGCCAGATCGCGCCGCAGTTCACCGGACTGTTCAAGCGTCTGAACGATTGGAGCCAGACCGCCTACATGCCGACCGGGCGGGTACGCACGCCGACCTGGGTAGCGGATGGGGCAGTCCTGATCGGCGATGCCGCCCATGCGATGAATCCCCATGCCTCGCAGGGACGGATGCAGGCGATGGTCGATGCCATGGCCCTGTCCGATCTCTTGCCTGGCTGTTTGGCCGACAAGGACTATTCAGCCGCCAGGCTGAAAGAGTTTGAACGGATCAGGCGGCCGCATGTCACGATGTTGCAGCAGTTGGCCGATCAGCAAGTGTTCTATTGGAATACGGGCAATCCGGTCGTGGCTTTCCTGCGCGATCGTGTGTTTCAGACCTTGGATCGGAACGAACGGCTGCGGTATCAGGTCCTCTCGACCACAGCGGGCTTGCGGACGACTGCGCCCTTCGATCTGATCGACCGCGTGATCGCCGCGGGGTTTCTTCCCGATTTTCGCGCGAATGGACAATCTCCACATCCGAAGTCTTCATGA